One stretch of Pararhizobium qamdonense DNA includes these proteins:
- a CDS encoding polysaccharide biosynthesis/export family protein translates to MSLKMGLDTSQQYRVPMGRLNTFTRLSLAALCVALSSCTMPSSGPSANKIQSGAKETYAPYTLINVNPNVVSALDQNLDQQLAVTLGNSRKRSSALIGVGDTVAISIWEASPDGLFSSGAGRGGGTQIPEQPVSEAGTISVPYAGVIQAANRTPDQVKEAVEKALIRMAVQPQVLVSVVKNVSNTVTVTGEVASSGRIPLSPRGEKLLDVIAIAGGPRMESHQLSVQITRGRRTETIPMERLISDPTENIYVQSDDVVALIRQPRSFTVFGASTANASVQFDESQLYLNQALAKVGGLNDERANAKGVFIYRTESTKLLRRLMPEKDFSSYGPTANVIYQVDLTDPSGFFLLKGFTLRNRDLIYIANSSLAEVRKFATLVSSTAAPIAQAASVSNTLSDLGR, encoded by the coding sequence TTGAGTTTGAAAATGGGCTTGGATACGAGTCAGCAGTACAGGGTTCCCATGGGGCGTTTGAATACATTCACCAGACTTTCGTTGGCTGCGTTATGCGTTGCGTTGTCGTCCTGCACGATGCCAAGCTCCGGCCCCAGCGCGAACAAGATCCAGTCGGGAGCCAAAGAGACATATGCCCCCTACACGCTGATCAATGTGAACCCCAACGTCGTTTCGGCCCTGGACCAGAATCTGGACCAGCAACTCGCCGTCACACTGGGAAACAGCAGGAAGCGTAGCTCGGCGCTGATTGGCGTCGGCGATACGGTGGCAATTTCGATCTGGGAAGCGTCCCCTGACGGCCTGTTCTCCAGTGGCGCGGGCCGCGGCGGTGGAACTCAGATACCGGAACAGCCGGTATCGGAAGCAGGAACCATCAGCGTTCCCTATGCCGGCGTTATCCAGGCGGCAAACCGCACCCCGGACCAGGTCAAGGAAGCTGTCGAGAAGGCCCTCATCCGCATGGCCGTTCAGCCGCAGGTACTGGTCAGCGTCGTCAAAAACGTGTCCAATACGGTCACGGTTACCGGTGAAGTGGCCAGCAGCGGGCGAATTCCTTTGTCCCCGCGCGGTGAGAAATTGCTGGATGTCATCGCCATAGCGGGCGGTCCGCGTATGGAATCCCACCAGCTTTCCGTGCAGATCACGCGCGGCAGGCGGACGGAAACCATACCGATGGAACGTCTGATTTCCGACCCGACCGAAAATATCTATGTGCAGTCGGACGATGTCGTAGCGCTAATCCGCCAGCCCCGGAGTTTTACGGTGTTTGGGGCATCGACCGCCAACGCATCGGTACAGTTCGACGAATCGCAGCTTTACCTCAACCAAGCGCTTGCCAAGGTCGGCGGCCTGAACGACGAACGGGCCAATGCCAAGGGTGTGTTCATCTATCGGACGGAATCGACGAAGCTGCTTCGCCGCCTGATGCCGGAAAAGGATTTCTCCTCCTACGGCCCGACAGCCAACGTTATCTATCAGGTCGATCTGACCGATCCGAGCGGCTTCTTCCTGTTGAAAGGGTTTACGCTGCGCAATCGCGACCTGATCTATATTGCAAATTCGTCACTTGCCGAAGTTCGCAAATTTGCAACTCTGGTGAGTTCGACGGCAGCACCGATCGCACAGGCGGCATCGGTTTCAAACACATTGTCTGATTTGGGACGATAA
- a CDS encoding polysaccharide pyruvyl transferase family protein: MRLAAVGTIGHMFAGGNVSFWGTGTSPNANPNQSEQPKIPYVRPAGTKFHAYATRGPFSRRVLVPEATGPAVYGDPLWLLPRFHEAPKEKTYELGVILHLSELADREHEAHPKADTKRHIIEGDDRQTVKLINTVTPVSIAALRERLDEILACKRIVSTSLHGMVFAESYGIPCLYFSPRSTKAGLGRIDLTLEEGLDLRFVDLYRGLGQDHLDVWYQPRSRQTDWEALIQTIDRVWEQKYLDEDPLIEAFPLPSAMLEKGPTGSAFDHPLIRAVPVGREPNILERAKLGPLSRIFRRTR, from the coding sequence GTGAGACTGGCGGCAGTTGGCACGATCGGCCATATGTTCGCCGGCGGCAATGTTTCCTTCTGGGGAACCGGCACCTCTCCCAACGCCAATCCCAATCAATCGGAACAGCCGAAAATCCCCTATGTCCGGCCTGCCGGCACCAAGTTTCATGCCTATGCAACACGGGGGCCCTTCAGCCGGCGGGTTCTGGTGCCCGAGGCAACTGGCCCGGCGGTGTATGGCGATCCCTTGTGGCTTCTGCCGCGCTTTCACGAGGCGCCGAAGGAAAAAACCTACGAACTCGGCGTCATTCTGCACCTGTCGGAACTGGCAGACCGCGAGCATGAAGCGCATCCAAAGGCGGACACGAAGCGCCACATCATCGAGGGCGATGACCGGCAGACCGTGAAGCTGATCAACACGGTAACACCTGTCTCGATCGCCGCCTTGAGAGAAAGGCTCGACGAGATCCTCGCTTGCAAGCGGATTGTATCGACAAGTCTTCATGGCATGGTGTTTGCGGAATCCTACGGCATCCCCTGTCTTTATTTTTCCCCGCGATCCACAAAAGCCGGACTGGGCCGCATCGATCTGACGCTCGAAGAGGGCCTTGATCTGCGATTTGTCGATCTTTACCGCGGCCTTGGCCAGGATCACCTGGATGTCTGGTACCAGCCGCGCAGCCGGCAAACCGATTGGGAAGCGTTGATCCAGACGATCGATCGCGTCTGGGAACAGAAATATCTCGACGAGGATCCGCTCATCGAAGCCTTTCCATTGCCGTCCGCCATGCTGGAAAAAGGCCCGACCGGTAGCGCGTTCGATCATCCATTGATCCGCGCCGTGCCGGTTGGCCGGGAACCCAACATTCTCGAACGCGCTAAACTTGGCCCGCTTTCGCGTATTTTCCGGCGCACGCGCTAA
- a CDS encoding KpsF/GutQ family sugar-phosphate isomerase has product MGLRQVDTNPPQAGLVLESLRRSIATAVDGINAFATQFANDPALSRSLVDAVELIAGGRGRVVVSGVGKSGHIGRKIAATMASTGTSAYFVHPTEASHGDLGMITSEDLLILLSWSGETVELGNMLAYAKRFNVPVVSITSNAESLLARNSSVALTLPKVVEACPHGLAPTTSAMLQLAVGDALAIALLERRGFSAQDFKTFHPGGKLGSQLLLVQELAHEGDAIPLLPLGSPMGDAVIQMSSKGFGVVGITGEAGKLAGVITDGDLRRHMSHDLLVETVDTVMSHNPRVIKGSILASAAMEIMQAQKVTVLFLVDDDGAPSGILHIHDLLRAGVV; this is encoded by the coding sequence ATGGGTCTTAGGCAAGTCGATACGAACCCTCCGCAGGCAGGTCTTGTCCTTGAATCGCTGCGGCGCTCGATTGCCACGGCGGTTGACGGGATCAATGCCTTTGCGACCCAGTTTGCCAACGATCCAGCGCTTTCGCGCAGCCTGGTCGATGCGGTTGAGTTGATTGCCGGCGGCCGGGGCCGCGTGGTCGTGTCAGGTGTCGGCAAAAGTGGCCATATCGGCCGCAAGATCGCGGCGACCATGGCATCGACAGGTACATCCGCCTATTTCGTGCATCCGACGGAAGCCAGCCATGGCGATCTCGGCATGATCACCTCCGAGGATCTTCTCATTCTTTTGTCCTGGTCGGGAGAAACCGTCGAGCTTGGAAACATGCTGGCCTATGCCAAGCGCTTCAATGTTCCGGTCGTGTCGATCACGTCCAATGCCGAAAGCCTGCTGGCGCGCAATTCCAGCGTCGCCCTGACCCTGCCGAAAGTGGTGGAAGCTTGCCCGCACGGTCTGGCGCCGACCACCTCTGCAATGCTGCAATTGGCCGTGGGCGATGCCCTGGCGATCGCACTTCTGGAGCGGCGCGGCTTTTCTGCGCAGGATTTCAAAACATTCCATCCCGGCGGCAAGCTCGGTTCTCAGCTGCTTCTCGTGCAGGAACTCGCCCATGAAGGCGATGCGATCCCGCTCCTGCCACTCGGCAGCCCGATGGGCGATGCCGTCATCCAGATGTCGTCGAAAGGCTTCGGCGTCGTCGGCATTACCGGCGAGGCGGGCAAGCTTGCCGGCGTGATCACCGATGGCGACTTGCGCCGCCATATGTCGCACGATCTGCTGGTCGAGACCGTCGATACCGTCATGTCGCACAACCCGCGTGTCATCAAAGGCAGCATATTGGCCAGTGCCGCGATGGAAATCATGCAGGCACAGAAGGTGACCGTGCTGTTCCTGGTGGATGATGATGGCGCGCCAAGCGGCATCCTTCACATCCACGATCTTTTGCGCGCCGGTGTCGTTTGA
- a CDS encoding capsular polysaccharide export protein, LipB/KpsS family, with the protein MYVSEPDFEDWAARILLEDNPQIFVWSLRTPQKLKPFAAKHGIPVFYIEDGFIRSVVATASYTPPLSLALDQRTAYFDCREPSDLERLFCTYDFDGAPELLARAVAGIRFLLETGVSKYNSDTSVDIDRLYGPKSAKRVLVIGQVEDDASIQFGCLSAVTNNDLVRLAAHENPGAQIIYKPHPDILNRVRLAQSNPRDVQHLCQIITQPLSMGQAFETIDHVYTITSLAGFEALLRGLTVTVYGCPFYAGWGLTDDRQPNERRGRNLSIEALFAGAYLLYPRYFDPVSGKNVSFEETVDGISRHFAKEKREPEPARRSIRLGPPWRAWGPYGILGWRHLLTPPLAFIISKIGNNHDAQWFRQDPILFFREVSNPKFRLIGRILYPFG; encoded by the coding sequence ATGTATGTGAGCGAACCCGATTTTGAAGATTGGGCTGCCCGCATTCTTCTTGAGGACAATCCGCAGATTTTCGTCTGGAGCCTGCGCACACCGCAGAAGCTCAAGCCATTTGCGGCCAAGCATGGCATTCCTGTCTTCTATATCGAGGATGGGTTCATCCGTTCGGTCGTGGCCACGGCCAGCTATACGCCGCCCTTGTCTCTCGCCTTGGACCAGCGCACGGCATATTTCGATTGCCGCGAGCCCTCCGACTTGGAGCGGCTGTTCTGCACTTATGATTTCGATGGCGCACCGGAGCTTCTGGCACGGGCAGTCGCCGGTATCCGCTTTCTGCTCGAAACCGGCGTTAGCAAATACAACAGCGATACCAGCGTCGATATCGATCGTCTCTACGGCCCAAAATCCGCAAAACGCGTGTTGGTGATCGGCCAGGTCGAGGATGACGCATCGATCCAGTTTGGATGTCTCTCCGCTGTCACCAACAACGACCTGGTGCGCCTTGCGGCCCACGAAAATCCGGGCGCTCAGATTATCTACAAACCCCACCCGGATATTCTCAACCGCGTACGCCTCGCCCAATCCAATCCGAGGGATGTCCAGCATCTCTGCCAGATCATCACACAGCCGCTGTCCATGGGACAGGCGTTCGAAACGATCGATCATGTCTACACGATCACATCGCTCGCCGGCTTCGAGGCCCTGCTTCGAGGCCTGACAGTCACTGTCTATGGATGCCCATTCTATGCCGGCTGGGGACTGACGGATGATCGCCAGCCCAACGAGCGCCGTGGCCGGAACCTCAGCATCGAGGCGCTGTTTGCGGGTGCCTATCTCCTATACCCCCGATATTTTGACCCCGTGAGTGGAAAGAACGTCTCCTTTGAGGAAACGGTAGATGGAATATCGCGGCACTTCGCAAAGGAAAAACGGGAGCCTGAGCCTGCACGACGGTCGATCCGCCTTGGTCCGCCATGGCGGGCGTGGGGACCTTACGGCATTCTCGGCTGGAGACATCTGCTGACGCCGCCTTTGGCGTTCATCATTTCGAAAATCGGCAACAACCATGATGCACAATGGTTCCGGCAGGACCCGATCCTGTTCTTCCGGGAAGTGTCCAATCCAAAGTTCCGGCTGATTGGCCGCATCCTCTATCCGTTTGGATAG
- a CDS encoding glycosyltransferase family 4 protein, translated as MYRLSMRPLSIETPRVLFDISRLVRSYGKSFGTGVDRIDLAIGLDLLQRFGTNCHFVHAGIHGICILPQDLGKDVLEHLQRAWNDDAELKIKTSPSKRLRLWTEPFIRRFLAASGQIVSEQTTYVVASHSGVGKVKGGMRRLDPCRKMQRLIYIHDLIPLDYPEYQRPETKRQFLGFLNELTDAPVTAVGNSWDTHQRVVSFASDNGWQLKATDVIVPTLDFKPARETPLAPPVKAFLQDRRPFFVVLGTIEPRKNHLLLLQVWRELAQQENPPRLCIIGKQGWENENVLDMLERCEVIKDSVFVFSGLSDFDVQTMLQQAKALLFPSFAEGLGIPLLEAAALGVPSIVSDIPVFREIAPPGTIFLNPLDGTGWLAKIAARAGGPTNGR; from the coding sequence ATGTATCGTCTTTCAATGCGGCCTCTTTCGATCGAAACGCCGCGTGTTCTTTTTGACATTTCGCGTCTTGTCCGCAGTTACGGAAAATCGTTCGGTACAGGCGTCGATCGTATCGATCTGGCCATCGGCCTCGACCTTTTGCAGCGGTTTGGAACCAACTGTCATTTCGTGCATGCCGGCATCCACGGCATTTGTATTCTGCCGCAGGATCTTGGAAAGGACGTTCTGGAGCATCTTCAGCGGGCGTGGAATGACGATGCGGAACTTAAAATAAAGACGAGTCCCTCAAAGAGGCTTCGCCTTTGGACCGAGCCCTTTATCCGGCGCTTTCTGGCTGCAAGCGGGCAGATCGTCTCCGAACAAACGACCTATGTCGTGGCGTCGCATTCGGGTGTGGGCAAGGTCAAGGGAGGGATGCGTCGTCTCGACCCATGCCGCAAGATGCAGCGCCTCATCTATATCCACGATCTCATTCCACTCGATTACCCGGAATATCAGCGGCCCGAAACGAAGCGGCAATTCCTTGGCTTTCTGAATGAGCTGACGGACGCGCCGGTGACCGCTGTTGGCAATTCATGGGACACGCACCAGCGCGTTGTATCCTTCGCCTCGGACAATGGCTGGCAACTGAAGGCAACGGATGTCATCGTGCCCACGCTGGATTTCAAGCCTGCGCGCGAAACACCCCTTGCGCCGCCTGTGAAAGCGTTTTTGCAGGATAGGAGACCTTTTTTCGTCGTGCTTGGCACGATCGAACCCAGAAAAAACCACCTTCTTCTGTTGCAGGTCTGGCGTGAACTGGCGCAGCAGGAAAACCCGCCGCGTCTTTGCATCATTGGCAAGCAGGGCTGGGAAAATGAAAATGTGCTGGATATGTTGGAACGATGCGAGGTGATCAAGGATTCCGTCTTCGTATTTTCCGGCCTTTCGGATTTTGATGTTCAGACAATGCTGCAACAGGCAAAGGCACTTTTATTTCCATCTTTTGCGGAAGGGCTGGGCATACCCCTGTTGGAAGCCGCAGCGCTTGGCGTCCCCAGCATTGTCTCCGATATTCCTGTGTTTCGAGAAATTGCCCCGCCCGGTACAATATTTTTAAACCCGCTGGACGGCACCGGCTGGCTTGCAAAGATTGCCGCACGGGCAGGCGGTCCGACAAACGGCAGGTGA
- a CDS encoding polysaccharide pyruvyl transferase family protein: protein MGLKTVKRLLRWETSPAAGALTKGRSTAKRVRLSWVWTTKQHPDANLGDALSAVMVSAMSGLKIEPAAFDHSQERIAAVGTIGHAQRGGKVHIWGTGFDLNRGPTGAVGAYQLPEETALVVHAVRGKQTAEGLRRLGIDVPDIFGDPVWFLPRIFPFANLQKKYELGVIVHISELDEATAKAKVRENLIRYNIAPELSENIKIINTYTGANLSGMRDKIEEIVSCRRILSTSLHGLVIAETYNIPCAWFSTNRGESGFLPIDGSRAIDHRMIDFYGGAGRDSVLSYLHPLHEATDWEKAMAFVDTHWQPLDYTGEALFNAFPLPRAVRFEDKVWDCSPEVLQKNRY from the coding sequence ATGGGGTTGAAAACAGTAAAGCGCTTGCTGCGCTGGGAAACCTCGCCAGCAGCAGGTGCGCTGACCAAGGGACGATCCACGGCCAAACGGGTCCGGCTGTCCTGGGTCTGGACCACCAAACAGCATCCGGATGCAAACCTTGGCGATGCATTAAGTGCCGTCATGGTATCGGCGATGTCCGGCTTGAAAATAGAGCCGGCAGCTTTCGATCATTCTCAGGAACGAATAGCTGCAGTCGGCACGATCGGTCACGCGCAGCGTGGCGGAAAGGTGCATATCTGGGGCACCGGCTTTGATCTCAATCGCGGGCCGACCGGCGCTGTCGGTGCCTATCAGCTCCCCGAAGAGACCGCGCTGGTCGTTCATGCCGTCAGAGGAAAGCAGACGGCGGAGGGCCTGCGCAGGCTTGGCATCGACGTGCCCGACATTTTCGGCGACCCGGTCTGGTTCCTTCCGCGCATCTTTCCCTTTGCCAATCTTCAGAAAAAATACGAGCTGGGCGTCATCGTTCATATTTCGGAACTGGATGAGGCCACGGCGAAAGCCAAGGTTCGCGAAAATCTCATCCGCTACAATATTGCGCCCGAACTTTCCGAAAATATCAAAATAATCAATACCTATACCGGTGCCAACCTTTCCGGCATGCGCGACAAAATCGAGGAAATCGTTTCCTGCCGCCGCATTCTTTCCACCAGTCTTCACGGTTTGGTCATTGCTGAGACCTACAACATCCCCTGTGCCTGGTTCTCAACAAACCGGGGCGAGTCCGGTTTTCTGCCCATCGACGGGTCGCGGGCGATCGATCATCGCATGATCGATTTCTATGGCGGCGCAGGGCGGGATTCGGTCTTGAGCTACCTGCATCCGCTTCATGAAGCGACGGACTGGGAAAAGGCAATGGCATTTGTCGATACGCATTGGCAGCCGCTCGATTATACCGGAGAGGCGCTTTTTAACGCGTTTCCGCTGCCGCGTGCGGTTCGGTTCGAGGACAAAGTCTGGGACTGCTCACCGGAAGTGTTGCAAAAAAATCGTTATTGA
- a CDS encoding RrF2 family transcriptional regulator, producing the protein MLTKKGKYGLKALVDLARLDPGETAFITEIATRNNIPKKFLDTILLELRNAGILRSKKGPGGGYSLSRPASEIRIGQVVRTLDGPLAPIRCASRTAYEVCDDCNDPDTCEVRRSMTTVRDAIADILDTMTLEAFVNNPGQIGVGDDEIIAQRAG; encoded by the coding sequence ATGCTGACCAAAAAGGGAAAATACGGATTGAAGGCGCTGGTCGATCTGGCGCGGCTCGATCCGGGTGAGACAGCTTTCATTACCGAGATTGCCACCCGCAACAATATCCCGAAGAAGTTTCTCGATACGATCCTGCTGGAACTGCGCAATGCCGGCATTCTCCGCTCGAAAAAAGGGCCTGGCGGCGGCTACTCGCTCTCGCGCCCGGCCTCCGAAATCCGCATTGGTCAGGTTGTACGCACGCTGGATGGCCCCCTGGCGCCGATCCGCTGTGCGAGCCGCACGGCTTACGAAGTCTGCGACGATTGCAATGATCCTGATACCTGCGAAGTGCGCCGGTCGATGACGACAGTGCGCGATGCCATCGCCGATATTCTCGATACGATGACACTGGAAGCCTTCGTCAACAATCCCGGCCAGATCGGCGTTGGCGACGATGAAATCATCGCGCAGCGGGCAGGCTGA
- a CDS encoding ABC transporter permease, translating to MNTIALGVSRQMRIVSALTIREVRLRNSKHAFSQLFDLLEAVVFIVAHFIIFTFLGRHLLIGDSLLLFITTGILPVLFFRSISIRTASALEAAKAVTSIPFIEAIDYAIARAFVEFLSFTMAFIGFFALIAAFDLSRYAVPFNPIALVQFIILISFFAFGIGLINSFLIFLFPLWKFIWGMFSRVQIFFSAVFFIPEYMPPQIKNILAYNPIMHFVGLFRTAFYPTYPTHMLSLTYIIGWTCAVMVLGLALERTLRNHRAHGH from the coding sequence ATGAATACAATCGCGCTCGGTGTTTCCCGGCAGATGCGGATCGTTAGCGCGCTGACGATCCGCGAAGTGCGGCTGCGCAATAGCAAGCATGCATTCTCGCAGCTGTTCGACCTGCTCGAAGCTGTCGTGTTCATCGTTGCGCATTTCATCATTTTCACATTTCTCGGACGGCATTTGCTGATCGGGGACAGTCTCCTGCTGTTCATCACGACGGGTATTCTTCCCGTTCTGTTCTTTCGAAGCATCAGCATCCGCACGGCCTCTGCGCTGGAGGCGGCAAAAGCCGTGACCAGCATCCCCTTTATCGAGGCGATCGACTACGCTATTGCCCGCGCTTTTGTGGAATTTCTATCTTTTACGATGGCCTTCATCGGCTTCTTCGCGCTGATCGCCGCTTTTGATCTGTCGCGTTATGCCGTACCGTTCAATCCGATCGCGCTTGTGCAATTCATTATTCTGATTTCGTTTTTTGCGTTCGGAATCGGTTTGATCAACTCGTTCCTGATCTTCCTGTTTCCGTTGTGGAAATTCATCTGGGGCATGTTTTCGCGCGTTCAGATCTTCTTTAGCGCCGTGTTCTTCATACCGGAATATATGCCGCCTCAGATCAAGAATATTTTGGCCTATAACCCGATCATGCATTTTGTGGGGCTATTTCGAACCGCATTTTATCCCACCTATCCGACCCATATGCTGTCGCTGACCTATATTATCGGGTGGACCTGTGCGGTCATGGTTCTTGGTCTGGCGCTTGAGAGAACGCTTCGCAATCATCGTGCCCACGGCCATTGA
- the secD gene encoding protein translocase subunit SecD → MRTSKWAVLAYVAITLFGIIAALPNVLPASVQQQYASFLPVKPVTLGLDLKGGSHLVLEVDAAGLRQARLNTLLDDIRGALRTERLPTSSARIAGDSIAVKIPEQADRDKVMPKIQELAAPVGTLGFGTSTSDIDVSTAGDTITIRQTEAGLNERMTAAVDQSLEIIRRRVDQVGVAEPLIQRVGSDRILVQLPGLQDPTRLRQLLGSTAQMSFHMVDTSVDPNTTTPPRGVDILPGTNDGAKYAVESRVAISGERLADAKAGFNQQNNEPIVSFTFDSQGARQFAEITRDNVGLPFAIVLDGKVLTAPRINEPIPGGQGQISGNFTAQEATVLSALLRSGALPAPLTIIEERSVGPNLGSDSIRMGIYTGLAGFAFVVVMMLVLYTSWGVIANIGLVLHTILTIAVLGMLGSTLTLPGIAGIILGIGMAVDANILINARIREETAAGAGAMKALDVGFNKAFATIVDGNVTTLVGTILLFMFGTGPVRGFAITMMIGIVISMFTSITVVRLMMYQMVVRQKLKKIEIHSIFGKVPAIPAFSFMRGRFVAIGMSAFLSISSVVLFFTPGLNYGIDFVGGIQVEATSEAQLDLAALRPKLEDLNIGEVALQDFDQGKAVLIRVQRQPGGEAEQTVALNAIKEAVSQAIPGASFERTEVVGPTISAELARSGFLAVGLAMVAILFYIWWRFEWHFAVGAIVTLILDITKMIGFFALTQIDFNLTAIAAVLTLIGYSVNDKVVVYDRMRENLRKYKSMPFSDLIDLSINQVVMRCIFTSVAILASLLPMAIWGGDPVKPFAWPMVFGVIVATTSSIYIGGPILLFLSRWWKERESTRAPGTELAKN, encoded by the coding sequence ATGCGCACTTCGAAATGGGCCGTTCTGGCCTATGTCGCGATTACCCTCTTCGGGATCATCGCGGCGCTGCCCAACGTGCTGCCGGCCTCCGTCCAGCAGCAATATGCTTCCTTCCTGCCGGTCAAGCCGGTCACGCTCGGCCTCGACCTCAAGGGTGGTTCGCACCTGGTTCTGGAAGTGGATGCGGCTGGCCTGCGCCAGGCGCGTCTTAACACGCTGCTCGACGATATCCGGGGCGCACTGCGCACCGAGCGTCTTCCGACGTCCTCGGCCCGCATTGCCGGCGATTCCATTGCCGTCAAGATTCCCGAACAGGCTGATCGCGACAAGGTGATGCCGAAAATCCAGGAACTGGCAGCCCCGGTTGGCACGCTCGGTTTCGGTACATCGACCTCCGATATCGACGTCAGCACGGCCGGTGACACGATCACCATCCGGCAGACGGAGGCTGGTCTCAACGAGCGCATGACGGCGGCCGTCGATCAGAGCCTTGAAATCATCCGCCGCCGCGTCGACCAGGTCGGCGTTGCCGAGCCGTTGATCCAGCGCGTCGGCTCCGACCGTATTCTCGTCCAGCTGCCCGGTCTGCAGGACCCGACACGCCTGCGCCAGCTGCTCGGTTCGACCGCGCAGATGAGCTTCCACATGGTCGATACATCGGTCGATCCGAACACCACCACGCCGCCGCGCGGCGTCGATATCCTGCCGGGGACCAATGACGGCGCGAAATATGCCGTCGAAAGCCGTGTGGCGATTTCCGGCGAGCGTCTCGCCGATGCCAAGGCCGGTTTCAACCAGCAGAACAACGAACCCATCGTTTCCTTCACCTTCGACAGCCAGGGTGCGCGTCAGTTCGCTGAAATCACCCGCGACAATGTCGGCCTGCCTTTCGCCATCGTGCTCGACGGCAAGGTTTTGACGGCGCCGCGCATCAACGAACCGATCCCCGGCGGCCAGGGCCAGATCAGCGGTAACTTCACCGCTCAGGAAGCAACGGTTCTCTCCGCACTGCTGCGTTCCGGCGCCCTGCCGGCTCCGCTCACCATCATCGAGGAACGTTCCGTCGGCCCGAACCTCGGCTCTGACTCCATCCGCATGGGCATCTACACCGGTCTTGCCGGCTTTGCCTTCGTCGTCGTGATGATGCTGGTGCTCTACACATCCTGGGGCGTCATCGCCAATATCGGTCTCGTCTTGCACACGATCCTGACGATCGCCGTGCTCGGCATGCTGGGCTCGACGCTGACGCTTCCCGGTATCGCCGGTATCATTCTCGGTATCGGCATGGCGGTGGATGCCAATATTCTGATCAATGCCCGTATCCGCGAGGAAACGGCGGCCGGTGCCGGTGCCATGAAGGCGCTGGATGTCGGCTTCAACAAGGCTTTCGCCACGATCGTCGATGGCAACGTGACGACCCTGGTCGGCACGATCCTGCTCTTCATGTTCGGTACCGGACCGGTTCGCGGTTTCGCCATCACGATGATGATCGGTATCGTCATCTCGATGTTTACGTCGATCACCGTTGTGCGCCTGATGATGTATCAAATGGTCGTGCGCCAGAAGCTGAAGAAGATCGAAATCCATTCCATCTTCGGCAAGGTTCCGGCCATCCCGGCCTTCTCCTTTATGCGCGGCCGTTTTGTTGCCATCGGCATGTCGGCGTTCCTGTCGATCAGCTCCGTCGTGCTGTTCTTCACGCCAGGCCTCAACTACGGCATCGACTTTGTCGGTGGTATTCAGGTCGAAGCCACGTCCGAGGCGCAGCTCGATCTTGCCGCCCTTCGGCCCAAGCTTGAGGACTTGAACATCGGCGAAGTGGCGCTCCAGGATTTCGATCAGGGCAAGGCCGTCCTGATCCGCGTCCAGCGTCAGCCGGGCGGCGAAGCGGAACAGACCGTGGCGCTGAACGCAATCAAGGAAGCGGTCAGCCAGGCCATCCCGGGTGCGTCTTTCGAGCGTACCGAAGTGGTCGGACCGACCATCAGTGCGGAACTTGCGCGCTCGGGCTTCCTCGCCGTCGGTCTCGCGATGGTGGCGATCCTGTTCTACATCTGGTGGCGCTTCGAGTGGCACTTTGCCGTGGGTGCGATCGTGACACTGATTCTCGACATCACGAAGATGATCGGGTTCTTTGCGCTGACGCAGATCGACTTCAACCTGACGGCCATTGCCGCCGTGCTGACGCTGATCGGTTATTCCGTCAACGACAAGGTGGTGGTGTACGACCGCATGCGTGAAAACCTGCGCAAGTACAAGTCGATGCCGTTCTCCGACCTGATCGACCTGTCGATCAACCAAGTGGTGATGCGATGCATCTTCACGTCGGTCGCCATTCTCGCCTCGCTGCTGCCGATGGCGATCTGGGGCGGCGATCCGGTAAAGCCATTCGCCTGGCCGATGGTGTTCGGCGTCATCGTCGCAACGACCTCGTCGATCTATATCGGCGGCCCGATCCTGCTGTTCCTTAGCCGCTGGTGGAAGGAACGCGAATCAACCCGCGCGCCCGGCACCGAACTCGCCAAGAACTGA